The following are encoded in a window of Actinomycetota bacterium genomic DNA:
- a CDS encoding NUDIX hydrolase, whose amino-acid sequence MTDDTSRQEPMSAETVYDGSIFALVQERWPNGEYDVVRHRGAAAVVPVTPDGDVLLVRQFRPAIRQELVEIPAGLLDTSGEDALACAARELFEETGYRHESMEFIGGIYTSAGYSDEFIHLFWARTFAEPEAMPEEGIQLVRTRFAEMAAAARAGRIRDAKTALALVLTARRLDTS is encoded by the coding sequence ATGACCGACGACACCTCGCGCCAAGAGCCGATGTCGGCGGAGACCGTCTACGACGGTTCGATCTTCGCGCTCGTCCAGGAGCGCTGGCCGAATGGCGAGTACGACGTCGTTCGCCACAGGGGTGCAGCCGCGGTCGTACCGGTGACGCCCGACGGCGACGTGCTCCTCGTTCGACAGTTTCGGCCGGCGATCCGGCAGGAGCTCGTGGAGATCCCCGCCGGGCTGCTCGACACCAGCGGTGAGGACGCGCTCGCGTGCGCGGCGCGTGAGCTGTTCGAGGAGACGGGATATCGACACGAGTCGATGGAGTTCATCGGGGGCATCTACACGTCGGCGGGCTACTCCGACGAGTTCATCCACCTGTTCTGGGCCAGGACGTTCGCCGAGCCCGAGGCCATGCCGGAGGAGGGAATCCAGCTCGTCCGCACGCGGTTCGCGGAGATGGCGGCGGCGGCACGCGCCGGCCGCATCCGCGACGCGAAGACCGCGCTCGCGCTCGTCCTGACCGCGCGCAGACTGGACACGTCATGA